The DNA window TTGTATTTAAATTATAtgctaaaaaatgaaaaaagaattaAATGTAAAAGGAGGTTAGGAAAAGAAGAGACAGATGGAATGGGGGAGATTGGAGGGAagagggaggaggaggaggaggattggGGTAGGGCTCGTATTCGTACGtaaatttgtgatgattttggtAAGAGAAAGGGTAGTACTGTACAACTGGGTATGGGACAAAAGCGAGTGAAAAACGGTTTGTTATGTTTGTTCTAAATCTTCTGATTTTGTACCACCTGCTTGTCTAATTTTTTCTACACATTCCCTCTCGGATTAGTGATCTCTGTATTTCTCAAATGGAGGGCTCCATTTAGAATAAGATAAAcacaaaaaatttgaaaaattaaaaaaattaatagtgaTGGGATACATTTTGTAGGGGAACATTCATTCCTCTCTCTAATAATTCATTGGTGATACGTTAATACAAGCATAGCTGTAAATCTTATTTTTTAGCTTTTGGTGTTTACCATCATAAGAAAATCAATAAAACAACCATAGAAGCTCAGGCTTCAGTGTGTCATGCTTGCTCAAGAAAATGAGAATTAGTTCTTTCATACGTACATATGGGTTTTCCCTAATTGTGTCAAGTGGTTCCTTTACCCAGGCAGCTGTTGCTCGTAGCTTTTGCAAAACTGTTGACATTTTTGACCAGGACATGCACATTCGCACATTACGACCGTAAGcaattttatttctttgtttctaCCATATATCTACCCTCCCAAGGTCCTACCTGATAGGAAACTCACGCACTTTCCATGCTTACTAATTTTTCTGACTTAATGGAAATTTTTATATTGAAAGGTCTGAAAGAGATTTCCTTTTACTCTTCTCGATGAACTCTGGTTTGCTTTTTGTGCAgacaattttaaatattttaattcattttcctGTTCCTTTCTTTTGACTTTCCTAGGACATAGATTATCGGATACTTTGATTTTCAGTTGACTTGAATCTATGCACCGAAAGCAGAAGTAATAATATCTGACAAGTTCTTTATCTTTTTACATTTTTATGTAAGCATTCCTCTAATCCTCTTAGTTAAATTGTCATCTTGCAGACTCTGGAACCCTACTTCAATAAACTTCACGCAAAATGTTGTTAATGGAGATCAAAGTTCTCTGATAGCCATTACTGAAGGAAGCCAGGTAATTTTTTTAGATGTATAGCTATAACTTTCAATTGTGTCCTTCGTGTGTACATCTTGTGTCGATGTTATATAATTTTCTAGAATcaggtttttgttatttttcctttattttaatcTAGCTTATAAAAAAATGTATGTATTGTGTTGTGTGACATGTTTGTTTAAACGTTTGTACTTAATAGGTTATAATGAATTCTGTTTTATGCTTTCTTCATCTGTTTTTCAATTGCAGCTGACTATATGGGACTTGAGAATGAATGAAAATGGTGGTTGTGTACATCGGATTAATGGTACCCCAGGCGATACCTTATATTCTGTTTGCAGTTCTTCCACCGGTAATATTGCCGTTGGTGGGCTTGATCGTACTGTGACTATTTATGATCCGCGCAGGTTAGCTGCCGTCATCATTTTAATGAATAACATCAAAAAATGGTTCTGCAATCATGACTTGTCATTTTTTTGTATGAATCCGTGTACAAATTCAACCTATATAAACATAGTGTACACCTATGACTTTGTTCCtacttcctatatttttttaaaaacttttttgatGATAATGTTCCTATATTCTcctattgtttttcattttactTTTACATTTACATTTTCCTAACTAAGCTTCATAAATTACTCCATATAGATGGTCATCATTGTCTAGATGGGTGCATTGTTCAAAATTTGAGGTAAGTTTTAACTTTTAGTAATGCACTCATCCTTGATCTTTCTACACAATCAATCTAAATAAACTAGGAAACATGTCATGGAATACAAAGAAATGATAAAACTTACTTACAGTCAATCCTCACTATGCTTAAGTTGATATCCTTCTGTTCAAttagaaaatcattttttttaatgtttattgTTGCTTCTATTTACAAATGAATTGACTATGTCTTCATAAATACTGCAGATAACCGGGCTAGCTTTCTCAACAGTTGATCCTGACTATATGTATATTCAAGGGGTGGATAATGAGGTAattcttttataaaataatttaatggcAAATGTAAAACTGTTGAGTTCAATAAGATAATGCGGCATAAAAAATAACGAAAAAAGTGTGTGGAAACTACAAATGGATTTATCTCATTTTCTACATTCATTTATGATATAGTATTAAAGCTTGGCATGATAAAGTGGTTTAGAGTTGATCCTTGTCATGCTCATTTGTTCAagaaattgaatttgaatgcaaGATAGGTCAGTTTGTGCATTATATGTGTTTCAAGATGAAAAGGCTTTTACACAATGTAGCATGTTAGAGATATAATATAATAACCATTTGTGTTTTCATCTAACTTGTTAAGTTTTTTAACATTTTCTACAAATTGCCATAGTGATATAATTGTTACAAATTTAAATGGGTTTGTGGAAATATACACTGCACATGTTAGGagtttaaaaatgttaaaaaattgaaaacaataTTTCCAATTCATATTCATTTGGATACTTATAAGTTATAATGCTTGTATAATTTCGAGAAACCAATTCAGGTGTTTTGCGGACAATGGAAAGAACACGACAAATTATTTACATTTAGAGGCGACTCGAACTGGCTTGGCTTTAGTAAGGTAATGTATTTAAAAGCTCATATATAGATTTCAGATACGTATGCATTTGGGTTTGTTACTCTATAGAAGTGTTTTGTCTCATTTTTCTCACACTTTTGGTAATcctttttatatttgtttgattTGCATTTTTAAGGTATGTTTGTACTCTGTTAGATTTCCAAAAATACTAAGCAAAGGGTTTCTTATTCGGTCGCTCTTTAGTTAAATTATCAAAGTTATGATTCCTCAAGGATTATGCTTCTTTCTTCAGTGTTAAATTCTGTCAAACTTAGGCCCAACATTATATCATTCACACCTCTGATTCAACCCGGCACATAAATAACCTTAGCagaattctattttctttttctggaaaATTTTCTCAACTTATTTTTGACATTTGTGGGCTCAAACTTGTGTACTTCTGTCTAATATTACTATATGTTATACTTTGCAGTGCTCCAACAAAGATGTTTTGGGTGGATGGTGTGATTCGGGTAGCATATTTGTAGCCGATGTTGCGTAAGTGAATTTGATAACTTGATCTCTCAAGTAATTTATTAGACTTTTTATTTGTAAACAATGAGTGGTAGCTGAGAGGTTCAAAAGTGAATGGTCTGAATCAATTAGGCAGCGGTTATTATATTATTAGGCAACAGTTATGGATTAGGTAGTAGTTATGTTATTAGACAGTTATTGAATAAATAGGCAAATAGAAGGAAAACGTATTTGGCAATAATTTGGAATTGGATATTAATTGGGAGATACTAAGCTCTCTGTTATTGCCTATTGATGCATAATCATGAATGAAGAAATTAGGGCTTGTTTAGATTGATTTATTTGAGCTTATTTACAGCCATAAGTTTTGTGTCATTGTTTGAGAGACTTTATACGACATTTTATTTTATCATGGATGATCTCATGTTCACAAATAACCTAATTCATTGTCCCCACAACAATAACTGTCACATTAAACAACACTTGATCGAGATATAATAAGGATATCCCTATTTTTTTGACAAACATAAAATTAACTTATATTATTAATCAACAAAGATTCAATACAAGGAGGATTTGTGTAAAATAAACTACGCCTAGTCCAAGAATCGGCCGCCTTAGCTAACGTAagagcaaccgaattcgcttggcgttttacaaactttacctcaaagttaggAAAAGAAGACAACAAAGACTTAATAGAGataaaaatagagataaaaatgtTCAATGTCATataaataacataacttaaaaaaacaaaaaaattgtgaTTCTAGTAGAAAGAGACCGAGTTGATGCGACGCGCCAACGGAGACTAAGTTGCATTCTTATTGACATTTGAGCCTACCAATATCATAAACACTATTTATTCATCCATGATgaccaccacttgaagagaattgAAGGTGACATTTAACGACCAGTGACCATATACTCGTCAAATCAAACCTTTCCTAATCCACGTGTACTTCTCATCCATCAAAGTACCCCAACTCCTTAACATATGTCCTATTCATCTAACATCATTGTCCCCGCTGTCCTTGAGTTCCTTAAACCCGGATGTAATACTTTTTTCAAAAATTGTACTACATGCAAATTTGATTTATTGAGAAATTGATCTTTATGATATAAAAagtcttttattttaatatttatttcaatGTATATTACGAGAACTAATTCATATTGATATATTTGTAAGGGGTTTATGAAAGACAGTAAGAGTGAGACATCACTTTAGTTAAGGATTTTATGAATGCTCCGAGATCGTCTGCTTGTCTATCAAATGTTGAATGCCTCACCCTTTTTTTGAAATAATTCTCTTGACATAGAAAAATGAAAAAGTGACGTGTCTACGATCTGTTATGATGTAGAATGAGTTGCGAAGAATTTAACCATGCTCCCTTTGTATACAAGGAGATTTATAATGCTCCCTTTGTATACAAGGAGATTTATAATCCAATGAGTTGCGAAGAATTTAACCATGCTCCCTTTGTATACAAGGAGATTTATAATCCAATACCCTTTCTTTTTAGAAGTTGTTACTATATATTTTCACGGACATAGGATCCATgccaaatttagtataaatatcTCAATGCTGAAGTTGAGGGGTCAATCTCATTTTGATATAGAAAACCACATACATAGAGCTTCTCGCCGTTTACGTGAGCTAGTTTTCAACCCCACAATATACCTTAAAATCTATGACAATTATCTAGAGTTGTCACATATTGTACTTTTTAGCATGTACAATTGGCGGCAATCACGGGGTCCGGTAAAACTGACTTGAGCTACCATAACAACACACTGCTGAATTATTGTCCTCATGTTCAACCTCTCTGACCATCATGGTGAATAGTCCAAAGGCGAAGAAAGTGCCATAGCAGAGATGCACAGTGTTATGGATGATCTACGTCTTTAAAATCAAACTCTGAAGGATGATGTCCTCCATATCTAATAGTGCCAACATGATATAGGTCCTATAGACGAGGAGAGATGTTAAACCCTCAACCTCTTTCAAACTAGATATGGAAGGTGTCCGTTCTGGAGAACTTTAAGCTGCCTTCATTAGTTAAGTTTGATGGACGCAGTGACCCGTATTAGCACGTTACCTCCATCAATATCCTAATGGCTATCATTGGATCCCCCGAATCCTTGAAATGCAAACCCTTTTCTAGAATATTCAGAGATGCAACTCTAAGATGGTATATGGGCTTGCCTCGACTCTCCTTCACCAACTATCAAGACTTAGGGAAGAAATTGGTCCATCAGTTTGTAGCAAGAAGGCACAAAAAGATTGTCGCCACCAGTTCCTTTAACATTTGTCAGGGTACCTCGGAATTCTTAAGGGAATATCTCCTCCACTTCAATGAGGCAACGATCAAGGTAATTCATATCAACTAGGACATGTTCGTAGGAGTATTTTAGAATGGGCTCGAGATTCAACATTTTAACGAATCCCTTGCCTAGAGTTCAGCGACGTCCTTGGCAAAAGTTGTGACTCGGATGGAATGTTACATCAAGGGTGTGGAAAACAATGCTAAAATGAAATTCAGAGACATGAAAGAGCACACTTTCAATGGCGACGACTCACAAAAATTGCAAAGAAATCAATATACATTGCCCATTAGGGACAAGACAATGTTTAAGCGAAATGGAAAATCTACTGAGAGTTTCACGCCTCTAAACACTTGTTGGAAGTAGATATGGCAAGAAGTCATTCACATGTATAACATTCCTCAACTATCAGCTCCAAAGGCAGATGTTATGGGGCCTGAACCTAGTAGTTGGTGCAAGTTCCACAAAGTCAAGAGACACCATACTGAGAATTGGTATCAACTCAAGAAGGAGATAGAGAGCCTTATCCAAGTGGGGCACCTGAAGAAGTATGACAAGGGAGACTTCATTCGAGGGTCAGACAAATCTAGTTTTAATGGGGGGGATCCAAGAAAGGGAAGAACCAAGTAAGGGCGATAATAAAGTTATCCGTTATACTCTTAATACTATCGCATGAGGATTCGCTGGGGGCAGAGAGACCACTTCCGCCCATATAAGTTATGCTCGCCAAATCCTAACCATAGAAGGCTCTCCCACTAACTATGATATTGACTAGTTAGAAGATCTAGAAGCTGAGGTGGTTTTTTTCAAGAAGGGCGTTGCAAACATCCACCCACATAAAGATGATCCCATGGTTATCTTCGTAATATGCGACAATTGGGAGATAAAGAAGGTCTTGATTTACTAAGGAAGCTCCACAAACATCATCCTCTACTGAGATGCTTTTGAGAGGCTTTGCTTGGAACTAAATGACCTCAAACCCTTCCAAGGATCGTTGGTGGGATTTTTCGCGCGAACAAGTACAATTGAAAGGCTATATAACATTGAAGACTACCTTTGGAGCAGAAGGAAATTCCAAGTATATTAAGGTAAGATATCTTGTCATTGACGCACCTTCCTTATATAACATGATTATAGGGTGCCACGTATTTAACCAGATGAGAGTTTCCATATCTACATTGTATCTATGTAAGAAGTACCCACTCTCAGATGGACGAGTTAGGAGTATTTAGAGAGATAAGGATATCTCCAAGAAATGGTATGTAGAGAGCCTCAAATGGAAGATGCTCAGGACAATGGACGTGATTGCCATTGACATGAATTTGGAAGCCTAACCACTAAAGGAAGCTTTCATGAATGAGGACATGATCACTCCAGACCAGGCGAACATGAAGGATACAAGAAAGGGCGTCTTGTCAAATGATGTTGACCATTAGATAATAGGGTcttgtttagtttagtttagagtAGTTTGATTTACTATTGGGTATTGTTTATACAAGTAACGACCTCTTCTATTATAAGGATAATTGTGTGACATTCTTTGTTTGTGGGAAGCAATATTTTTTATGTGTTGCCAATGTGTCACAATGGTTTTTAATGAGGCTCTCACCTTATTATTGAAATTTGGGTTATTGTTATTCTCTTTGATGTAAACAAGTTGTTGATACTTAtatatcaattaatttttaattttgtaaaaatatatttaaaattttattatatacttTAATATCAATATAGTATTATAACAATATAATACTAAACCTTATCCAAATTtcaaaataatatcaaatatctCTTTAACTAATCTTTGATTCTTAAATACacattttatttatcattttttaaatttttaatatattttataaatcaaTTTACTTCAAAAAGTTATaaagaaaaaacatttaaaaattatcataaaaaatcattttacaTATTAAtggaataaaataattatttactcCATATTAATTACCCCTCCCTTCTATAATACGTGACAATATCTTTTCAGGCtaaaaaatttttaaaatgatatatttgcaaaaattataattttatcttcctataataaaaatcaaacagACAAAATTATAGGTACTGAAATTAAAATGTGACATGTTGTATATTTGTATAATAAAATAGTAGATGTAGATATTTGTATAACTGAGGATTACAAATAAGACAGACCAAGTACACAAAAGATTTGTGTCTTTTTCTTGCCGAGTGACCGTACTCGTTACCTTTGAATTTTGTCTTTTAAATTTTCCAACAACCTTATTATACGCGGTTCAATTTTCCCTAATATAACCCTCTTATCAACCGTTTTCCAAATTCATCAAGTTTCTCACTTTTCAACTTTTCCTCAATCCATTCACCAATTCCTTCCTGGGTTTTCAATCAATCTTGAGTTTTCATTCCTCTGTTTCACCaatttcaaaaccctaaaatttcaatttttctgTTCCCGTAGTGTTAATTCATTCATTCTCGGAAATTGGTCTTTGAAAATTCATCTTGGTATTTTAATTCattcaaaaaaatttcaaatttgagaaaaaaattcaattttcttGGGTTCAGTTTTCCAGTTTTGACAACTTGGTCTGTGATATTGATGTTTATGTGAGAATGCGTTCTACAATAGAATATCAAGGTTCTTCTATTTTGAATCAACGTGTTAATCAAGTTCACTCTATGGAAAATTCAAGCTTAGAAAATGAGCTTAATTTGTTTCAAAAACATGTCACTGATAGGTTCAATGAACTATCTTCTGTTTCCAACAATGATTTGTTGTCACTTTCTTGGGTTAGGAATCTTCTAGATAGATTCCTTTGTTGCCAAGAGGAATTCAGAATGATACTTCATAACCATAGATCGAAAGTGTGTAAACCGCCTTTGGATCGTTTGGTGAATGAGTTTTATGAGAG is part of the Vicia villosa cultivar HV-30 ecotype Madison, WI linkage group LG2, Vvil1.0, whole genome shotgun sequence genome and encodes:
- the LOC131653048 gene encoding uncharacterized protein LOC131653048; this translates as MLEAKCLMKAVIPSSLITNPSPGTIQPTRLALHVTRNRHSCFLYVASGPDIYKLQIILEQTSVTKGKESLLIPLHTKIINPSLVKRCPHRSEIQSIVLAEAESLGYLLLGSVDSYGRLIVSKLDASGKDIDRLTYSALPSDNGVGEGSWSGLCFNPNQMSMAAVARSFCKTVDIFDQDMHIRTLRPLWNPTSINFTQNVVNGDQSSLIAITEGSQLTIWDLRMNENGGCVHRINGTPGDTLYSVCSSSTGNIAVGGLDRTVTIYDPRRWSSLSRWVHCSKFEITGLAFSTVDPDYMYIQGVDNEVFCGQWKEHDKLFTFRGDSNWLGFSKCSNKDVLGGWCDSGSIFVADVA